In one window of Streptomyces roseofulvus DNA:
- the dapD gene encoding 2,3,4,5-tetrahydropyridine-2,6-dicarboxylate N-succinyltransferase → MTTTAPRTTGAVAAGLATIAGDGTVLDTWFPAPELTEEPGPAGTTRLSPDEAVNALGEGAAKALGVDARRGVEVVAVRTVIGSLDDKPLDAHDAYLRLHLLSHRLVKPHGQSLDGVFGLLANVAWTSLGPVAVDDIEKVRLNARAEGLHLQVTSIDKFPRMTDYVVPAGVRIADADRVRLGAHLAAGTTVMHEGFVNFNAGTLGTSMVEGRISAGVVVGDGSDIGGGASTMGTLSGGGNVVISIGERCLIGAEAGVGIALGDECVVEAGLYVTAGTRVTMPDGEIVKARDLSGQSNILFRRNSVTGAVEARPNNAVWGGLNDILHSHN, encoded by the coding sequence ATGACCACCACTGCTCCCCGCACCACCGGCGCCGTCGCCGCCGGCCTCGCCACCATCGCCGGCGACGGCACCGTCCTCGACACCTGGTTCCCCGCCCCCGAGCTCACCGAGGAGCCCGGCCCGGCCGGCACCACGCGGCTCTCCCCGGACGAGGCCGTGAACGCCCTCGGCGAGGGCGCCGCCAAGGCGCTCGGCGTGGACGCCCGCCGCGGCGTCGAGGTGGTCGCCGTCCGCACCGTCATCGGCTCGCTCGACGACAAGCCGCTCGACGCCCACGACGCCTACCTCCGCCTCCACCTGCTCAGCCACCGCCTGGTGAAGCCGCACGGCCAGAGCCTGGACGGCGTCTTCGGCCTGCTCGCCAACGTCGCCTGGACCTCGCTCGGCCCGGTCGCCGTGGACGACATCGAGAAGGTGCGGCTCAACGCCCGCGCCGAGGGCCTGCACCTCCAGGTCACCTCGATCGACAAGTTCCCCCGCATGACCGACTACGTCGTGCCCGCCGGCGTCCGGATCGCCGACGCCGACCGCGTCCGCCTCGGCGCCCACCTCGCCGCCGGCACCACCGTCATGCACGAGGGCTTCGTCAACTTCAACGCCGGCACCCTCGGCACCTCCATGGTCGAGGGCCGCATCTCCGCCGGCGTCGTCGTCGGCGACGGCTCCGACATCGGCGGCGGCGCCTCCACCATGGGCACCCTCTCCGGCGGCGGCAACGTCGTCATCTCCATCGGCGAGCGCTGCCTGATCGGCGCCGAGGCGGGCGTCGGCATCGCCCTCGGCGACGAGTGCGTCGTCGAGGCCGGCCTGTACGTCACCGCCGGCACCCGGGTCACCATGCCCGACGGCGAGATCGTCAAGGCCCGCGACCTCTCCGGGCAGTCGAACATCCTCTTCCGCCGCAACTCGGTCACCGGCGCCGTCGAGGCCCGCCCGAACAACGCGGTCTGGGGCGGCCTCAACGACATCCTGCACAGCCACAACTGA
- a CDS encoding TetR family transcriptional regulator: MDAALRVVRRDGIGGLSHRTVAAEADVPLGSTTYHFGSLDDLLVAALRKADAGLAEELRSRPARPGDTLAEGLARLLAARLGAGRSQVQLEYELRLAALRRPALRPVAAERAEEVVTALARHTGRSAARALAALMDGIALQVLLGGAPYDEAHAREMIARILNEEPKDQAGALSEAPAGPTGT, translated from the coding sequence GTGGACGCCGCCCTGCGGGTGGTCCGCCGGGACGGGATCGGCGGGCTGAGCCACCGCACGGTCGCCGCCGAGGCGGACGTGCCGCTCGGCTCCACCACCTACCACTTCGGCTCCCTCGACGACCTCCTCGTCGCCGCCCTCCGGAAGGCCGACGCCGGCCTCGCCGAGGAGCTGCGGAGCCGGCCCGCCCGCCCCGGCGACACCCTCGCCGAGGGGCTCGCCCGGCTGCTCGCAGCGCGGCTCGGCGCCGGGCGGAGCCAGGTGCAGCTGGAGTACGAACTCCGCCTCGCCGCCCTGCGCCGCCCCGCGCTCCGGCCCGTCGCCGCCGAACGGGCCGAGGAGGTCGTCACCGCCCTCGCCCGGCACACCGGGCGGAGCGCCGCCCGCGCCCTGGCCGCCCTCATGGACGGGATCGCCCTCCAGGTCCTGCTCGGCGGCGCGCCGTACGACGAGGCGCACGCCCGCGAGATGATCGCCCGGATCCTGAACGAAGAGCCGAAAGACCAGGCCGGAGCCTTGTCGGAAGCTCCGGCCGGCCCGACCGGCACCTGA
- a CDS encoding multidrug efflux SMR transporter: MGYGLLAGAIAAEIIATTSMKYSEGFTRFWPSLVTGTGYVIAFALLAQALKTLQVGTAYAIWSGVGTAAVAGIGILFLGETLSLAKIAGIVLIIAGVAVLNLGGAH, translated from the coding sequence ATGGGTTACGGACTGCTCGCCGGGGCCATAGCGGCCGAGATCATCGCCACCACCTCCATGAAGTACAGCGAGGGGTTCACCAGGTTCTGGCCCTCGCTCGTCACCGGCACCGGGTACGTCATCGCCTTCGCGCTGCTCGCCCAGGCCCTCAAGACCCTTCAGGTCGGCACCGCCTACGCGATCTGGTCGGGCGTCGGCACCGCCGCCGTCGCCGGGATCGGGATCCTCTTCCTCGGCGAGACCCTGAGCCTCGCCAAGATCGCCGGGATCGTCCTCATCATCGCCGGCGTCGCCGTGCTCAACCTGGGCGGGGCGCACTGA
- a CDS encoding metal-sulfur cluster assembly factor, with amino-acid sequence MTENATENAEAATMKPASEEEIREALYDVVDPELGIDVVNLGLIYGIHIDDSNVATLDMTLTSAACPLTDVIEDQARAATDGIVNELRINWVWMPPWGPDKITDDGREQLRALGFNV; translated from the coding sequence ATGACCGAGAACGCGACCGAGAACGCCGAGGCGGCCACGATGAAGCCGGCCTCCGAAGAGGAGATCCGCGAGGCGCTGTACGACGTCGTCGACCCCGAGCTGGGCATCGACGTCGTCAACCTCGGCCTGATCTACGGGATCCACATCGACGACTCCAACGTCGCGACGCTGGACATGACGCTGACCTCGGCGGCCTGTCCGCTGACCGACGTCATCGAGGACCAGGCCCGCGCGGCCACCGACGGCATCGTCAACGAGCTGCGGATCAACTGGGTCTGGATGCCCCCGTGGGGTCCGGACAAGATCACCGACGACGGCCGCGAGCAGCTGCGCGCGCTCGGCTTCAACGTCTGA
- the sufU gene encoding Fe-S cluster assembly sulfur transfer protein SufU produces MKLDSMYQDVILDHYKHPHGRGLRDGDAEVHHVNPTCGDEITLRVKYDGDRVEDVSYEGQGCSISQASASVLNELLVGKELAEAQKIQETFLELMQSKGQVEPDDAMEEVLEDAVAFAGVSKYPARVKCALLSWMAWKDATAQALGGDDQKSVRKSA; encoded by the coding sequence GTGAAGCTGGATTCGATGTACCAGGACGTCATCCTGGACCACTACAAGCACCCGCACGGGCGGGGCTTGCGGGACGGCGACGCCGAGGTGCACCACGTCAACCCGACCTGTGGTGACGAGATCACGCTCCGCGTGAAGTACGACGGCGACCGCGTCGAGGACGTCTCGTACGAGGGCCAGGGCTGCTCCATCAGCCAGGCGTCGGCCTCCGTCCTCAACGAGCTCCTCGTCGGCAAGGAGCTGGCCGAGGCGCAGAAGATCCAGGAGACCTTCCTGGAGCTGATGCAGTCCAAGGGCCAGGTCGAGCCGGACGACGCCATGGAGGAGGTGCTGGAGGACGCGGTCGCGTTCGCCGGCGTCTCCAAGTACCCGGCCCGGGTGAAGTGCGCGCTGCTCAGCTGGATGGCGTGGAAGGACGCGACCGCCCAGGCCCTGGGCGGAGACGACCAGAAGTCTGTGAGGAAGTCGGCATGA
- a CDS encoding cysteine desulfurase, whose amino-acid sequence MTSAHQGLTGLLDTEAIRKDFPLLDRTVHDGKKIVYLDSAATSQKPRQVLDALNAYYERHNANVHRGVYTVAEEATELYEGARDKVAAFINAPSRNEVIFTKNASESLNLVANMLGWAEDPYRVDHETEIAITEMEHHSNIVPWQLLSQRTGAKLKWFGLTDDGRLDLSNIEEVITEKTKIVSFTLVSNLLGTQNPVETIVRRAQEVGALVCIDASQAAPHQVLDVQALQADFVAFTGHKMCGPTGIGVLWGRQELLEDLPPFLGGGEMIETVSMHSSTYAPAPHKFEAGTPPIAQAVGLGAAVDYLSAIGMDNIARHEHAITEYAVRRLQEVPDLRIIGPTTAEDRGAAISFTLGDIHPHDVGQVLDEQGIAVRVGHHCARPVCLRYGIPATTRASFYLYSTPAEVDALVEGLEHVRNFFG is encoded by the coding sequence GTGACTTCCGCCCATCAGGGGCTGACCGGCCTCCTCGACACCGAGGCGATCCGCAAGGACTTCCCGCTCCTGGACCGCACGGTCCACGACGGCAAGAAGATCGTGTACCTGGACTCCGCGGCCACCTCGCAGAAGCCGCGCCAGGTCCTCGACGCGCTCAACGCCTACTACGAGCGGCACAACGCCAACGTGCACCGCGGCGTCTACACGGTCGCCGAGGAGGCCACCGAGCTGTACGAGGGCGCCCGCGACAAGGTCGCCGCCTTCATCAACGCGCCGAGCCGCAACGAGGTGATCTTCACCAAGAACGCCTCCGAGTCGCTCAACCTCGTGGCCAACATGCTCGGCTGGGCCGAGGACCCCTACCGGGTCGACCACGAGACCGAGATCGCCATCACGGAGATGGAGCACCACTCCAACATCGTCCCGTGGCAGCTGCTCTCGCAGCGCACCGGCGCGAAGCTGAAGTGGTTCGGCCTCACCGACGACGGCCGCCTCGACCTGTCGAACATCGAAGAGGTCATCACGGAGAAGACGAAGATCGTCTCCTTCACGCTGGTCTCCAACCTGCTCGGCACCCAGAACCCGGTCGAGACCATCGTCCGGCGCGCCCAGGAGGTCGGTGCGCTCGTCTGCATCGACGCCTCGCAGGCGGCCCCGCACCAGGTCCTGGACGTGCAGGCGCTCCAGGCCGACTTCGTGGCCTTCACCGGCCACAAGATGTGCGGCCCGACCGGCATCGGCGTGCTGTGGGGACGGCAGGAGCTCCTGGAGGACCTGCCGCCCTTCCTCGGCGGCGGCGAGATGATCGAGACCGTCTCGATGCACTCCTCCACCTACGCGCCGGCCCCGCACAAGTTCGAGGCGGGTACGCCCCCGATCGCCCAGGCCGTCGGCCTCGGCGCGGCCGTGGATTACCTGTCGGCGATCGGCATGGACAACATCGCGCGCCACGAGCACGCGATCACCGAGTACGCCGTCCGCCGCCTCCAGGAGGTGCCGGACCTGCGGATCATCGGCCCCACCACGGCCGAGGACCGCGGCGCGGCGATCTCCTTCACGCTCGGGGACATCCACCCGCACGACGTGGGGCAGGTGCTGGACGAGCAGGGCATCGCGGTCCGGGTCGGCCACCACTGCGCGCGGCCGGTCTGCCTGCGGTACGGAATTCCTGCGACCACGCGGGCGTCGTTCTACCTGTACTCCACTCCGGCCGAGGTCGACGCCCTGGTCGAGGGGCTGGAGCACGTCCGTAACTTCTTCGGATAG